The DNA sequence AtgcatgaaatattattttcagctgaaaaatattattcttatcCCAGCTTTATCTGACACAAAACACCTTCTCTACATATGGATCCAGACGACCTGTACACGCAAACAGAAGACAGAATGTAGCAGGAATTATTTCTCTCTGCTCCCATCTGTCCCatctcctctggagctgcaggtgcagccccagctcttggCAGGGCTCAAGGGCTCACAagctcagctcccacacagAGAACTTGCAGACCCTGGGGTGCTCTTCCTGGCCCCTGCAcgctcagccaggctgagatggaCACTGATGgtttctgtgccaggctctctgagcccagcccagctccctgcaagctctgccagctgccctgagctctgggcagcaccaagggcctctccccagcccagcccagccggctctggccccacagctctgctcaggccaggctgctctgggcactggcCCCACGGCCTCAGCCCCTCtcaagggcacagcagcagctgcagctgccacaggactcAGCCCCAGCATGGGGGAACGGGCCTGGCCAAGGGAAAGgaggctccctggctgccctgctctcctctgcaggagatcctgagagctctgcagcccctgctgccatcccatctgcccagggcagcacaagagccccgACCTTGGGgccctcaggagctgctcctgctccaggcccagggcccatcccagagctggggcagccacaaagCTGTGCCCATCTCTGTTCATTCCTGCTCTGATGAGGATGGACCCTCAGCAACTTTGAGGTTCCATTATGAATTTTACTTCTCCAGAGGCTTGTTGCACCTTCAGCTCTTCAGTTCAGGAATTCAGTGCTGGAGGGCTcattaacatttcaaaacactCTAACAAGACCAGCCCCTgggaataatttcatttaggGTCTACAGATTTTTGTGGTTAATTGGACAGATTTCAGAATTGTATTTGAACTGAATCTGCTATACTGGAAACAATGCAAAGAtactattttttcctgtttagttttcttttcctgtttatgGATTGATATCAGCAATTTCCAGCTGATATTGATCTTAGCACATCCTAATGCAGTCTGAATAGTCATGAACATCAGGACCCTTTATGGCTGACAATCAATCTGACTTGGTCCCgacccacccccccccccccccccccaccattTCCCTCATCCAACCCCTGGGACCCTGAGCAGCCTTGTGCAAATCTCAGAAATCTCAGCTTCCTCCACTgcaggctgcacctgcagctttcagctccttggcACCAACTCCCACCTGCTTTTTTGCAGAAGAAGCTGCCTGAGACACACAGGGGGTCTGTGTTCTCCATCGCCTTCTCggtggcactgcctggctgggatgaggagcccctcagccttccctgctccgggctggacaagcccagctccctcagcctctcctcacagcccaagggctccagccccaccttggAGGCCCTTCCcagaccctgctccagctgccagacatctttcctgccctggggaccCCAAACCAGGCTCCAGTGACCTGGATAATCCACGTCCTTGCTGTCCTGGTCAcacagcccagggtgctcctggcctccctggctgccagggcacacggctgcctcctgcccagctcctgcccaccaAGAGTTTTCTGCCAGGGCCTGGTGGATGTGGGGagggctgtggatgttgtctaccAGAACGTTAGCCTTTGACACCATgtcccacagcattccctggaaaagctgaagCCTGTGGCTTGGACCGGTTCACCCTTCcctgggttaggaactggctgggTAtctgggcccagagagtggtggggaCTGTGCCACATCCAGCGTGTGTCCAGTGGTGTCCCCGAGGGATGAGCGTGGGCCCAGTcctgtttaacatctttattgatgagcagcaggaggagactGAGTGCACTGTCAGcgaatttgcagatgacaccaagctgggtgtgagtgtggatctgctggagggcaggagggctctgcagagggagctggacaggctggatccagggccCAAATCCAACAGAGTGAGATTTAACAATGTTGCTGTGGTGCTCAATAAAAAAGGATGCAGGACAGGTTTATGAtgcaaaaagaaaggatttaTTCCAGTTTACTTTGCATGTCCCCTTTTATAGGGTTTTTTAAGAACATCCCCTGTCAGTCCACACTGGTCAGTAACAAGGATTTATCCTGTCTTCATTGGTCACTCAAATCCCCCATGTGTACGTGCAGCAAGAATTGATtgtaaaaatggttttattttctccatctaACTGTGCATAACGAGTTTATACAGGTGGCTGCTGTTTTATCACAGTCCTAGAGTTCTTTCTCAGGGAAAGCATGCTGTTTTCAACGGTCTTGGGGctctttctaaagaaaacaagttGTTTTTAACTACTGCAGAACTCTGTTCTCACAAAGAACTTTAAGATTTCTCATGGCTTCTGCTGGATCGAGTCAGGATTCAGTTTGTAGGCCTTTGGCCTGCTGTTTCACCACCACGTAACAAGAGCGAGTGCCGGCTCGTGCACCTgggccacaacaaccccagcagcgctccaggctggggacagagtggctggacagcagccaggcagaaagggacctgggggcactgatggacagcaggctggacatgagccagcagtgtgcccaggtggccaagaaggccaatggctcctggcctggctcaggaatggtgtggccagcaggagcagggcagtgattcttcccctgtgctcggcactggtgaggccacagctcgagtgctgtgtccagttctgggcccccaatttaagaaggacatggaagtgctggagtgtgtccagagaagggcaacaaggctggtgaggggtctggaacacaagtcctgtgaggagaagctgagggagctggggatgtttcTCCTGGTAAGGAAGAGGCTCAGGGAGACAAGGTGGTGTcagggcacaggttggacttgatgatctccaaggtcttctccaaccttgctgattctgtgattctctggaaccacccttggagcagtggcaggatgagccctgggcctcctcttcagaagctccagcagcccaggtccctcagcttctcctgccagccccaaagcccatcctgtcagtcctgcagagcctctgcagcccctcctcattGCCCggaacagggagccccacaggcagacacagcagcccagatgtgcccccctggcctggggtgcctctggcaagggagcagcacgaggcactgcagcagcctgcagacaattcctgcagcacttgtaggatgatcctgctccccaagggacgttcccatggtgccaagccaggaactgcaatggggagtgggcccagagaggaaagggcaaacagggCTGGGCTTTttgcaggggaggggacagggctgggcaatAGGAAGAAATCTGGAtcaggaaagaggagagaaaggaaaggtgaagccaaggaaatgctcagggtagtttgggggtggctgccaggcagccctggctctgagcaacagcatctgcagtggaacaggaaactcccagctcatgggaacaaactttctggctgactgcagaggccacgacaaagctgagtgctttccctgccatcccccagcccttcctgtcccaggggctgatggcatttgtgctccctcaggttcatgtccccacagcaacagcatgggggtgctcccgcctgctgtgtgcaatgcaaacaggggctcctgagccagtgctgccgtgcctgtgcctgcaaggatgcagcacctctgggagctgagggaaaggccagggctgcagagggggtgtggatgccatgggacagagaaagagaaacagcaaGCGTTTTTTACAGTGGCTTGTGAGAATTTTGAGGGAGCTGTAAGGAcatgataattttttaaatataaataattagcaggtggtgtttttctacttcttatttttctccttctcaaggACAGTGTGTGAGGAAGGTGTTTTTGTTAGTTAGCCAATCAAATACAGTCTATCGTAACACTCTATACAAACCGCGCGGTTCCTTTGAATAAAGGCTTCTTGTTCTTTGTACAAGATTGCCTCTGTCTGTTTCCGTGTTCTTCACTGCACGAGAGCGACAAGGGGGGATGTtgttggcagctccatgaggacgctctgggacgctgccctgggctgtccagcgcactggggatggatcagcccctgctctgctgctccttcccgtctgccccagggcccttgcagagccccagccatgctgtttgcccccagcctgccaacggccaccctggggctgctcacggggcttttctgtgctgagcctTGGCCTGGCCgtgttcttgagagagcctgggcaaggagcctggagcccccaggcctggcctgaggcgtcagcgctgccccagcagtgcccatggcctgtccctgctgcagccctggcactgccacccccagcactgtgcccggccccgagagcactcaggccctacagcaacaccagggccaccagggcagtggggcagggcacgggagcagcgctggcagcaccaagtgctgctgcagggcacagctgctgtgccagcactgatctgccccagctctgcacacagacattgctgctgcagctccagagaaggcaacAAAAGGGGCATCTCTGCTGAAAACATTCTTTCGAGATCCTTTATTTCACTTGAAGCCATCAAGGGCACAGCTCCTCATTGACACATTCTGTGGGTCACAGGAAAgttggagagaaacaaaatgataAGTAGCACAAACAATGCCCTTGCATTGTGGACAATATTTAAAAAgctaaagaattaaaaaagaaccTCCAGAATGAAAACCAACAAGTACTATCAAAGATGACTTTTATTACAAGACGTATGCAGAAATTGGAAACCAGTTTactgtttctgaaagcattcaGTCATCAgtctccacactgcagccttgatctcctggttcctcaggctgtagatgagggggttcagggctggaggcaccaccgagtacagaactgacagggccagatccagggatggggaggagatggagggggGCTTCAGTTGGGcaaatgctgcagtgctgaggaacagggagaccacggccaggtgagggaggcaggtggaaaaggctttgtgccgtccctgctcagaggggatcctcagcacagccctgaagatctgcacataggagaaaaccATGAACAATAAACAGTCAAAAGCTAAACAGGCACTAACAGCAAGAAGCCCCAGTTTTCTGAGGCTGGAGTGcgagcaggagagcttgaggatctgtgggatttcacagaagaactggcccagggcattgccctggcacaggggcagggaaaatgtattggctgtgagcagcagagcattGAGAAAgccactggcccaggcagctgctgccatgtgggcacaagctctgctgcccaggagggtcccgtagtgcaggggtttgcagatggacacgtagcggtcgtagcacatgaCGGTCAGGAGGGAAAcctctgctgaaatgaaaaaggcaaagaaaaatacctgtgcagcacatcctgagtaggagatggtgctggtgtcccagagggaattgtgcatggctttggggacagtggtgcagatggagcccaggtcagtgagggccaggttgagcaggaagaagaacatgggcgtgtgcaggtggtggccgcaggctacggcgctgatgatgaggccgttgcccaggagggcagccaggcagATGCCgaggaagaggcagaagtgcaggagctgcagctgccgcgtgtctgccaatggcagcaggaggaagtggctgatggagctgctgttggacatttgctgTCTCTGGCCATGGGAAGCTGTTCAAGGAGGAGACAGTGACAAGTCAGGGGAGACTTTCCGGAGCAATGTCCAAGATCCTTCTCCTAGCCCTGCCCCTGTTGCTTTGTGCCACccaattttctttctctcagagCCCTTCCTTCAGCCCcgtgcctggagctctgctgggatctgGCCCCGTTGCTGTGACGAGCAGGGGCTCTGCCCATGGACACTGAGGggtcagctctgctctgcagcagtggggtcatgggaatggggacaggggcCAGTCCTGGGGTTGGATTCCATCAGCCCAAACTGCTCCTGAGgccaaggagctgggaagcacCTCCTGTCCCAGGGCTAAGGAATGATGATGGCCAAAGGCAGTTTGAGAGggtttcctgctgtgcccagggagatCAGAGAGAATTGTGCAATGCAAGAGCCTTGGCTGTAACTCAGTGAAGGGGAAGGGCAGCTGCTCTGTCGCTCCATCTGTTCCCAGCTGCCCTTTCTGAGATCCAGGGCAGTCCCTGTGTTCCCCTGGAAatcagcctggcacagctgagagcagaggcacccacagcagagcaaactggctcagcctggctcaGAGTCTCAGCCCCACTCTGGCTAAGGACACTcctgtcccccagtgtccctggaggCAGCTCACAGCTTGGATGGCATCCTGGGGACACACCAAGGCTCCTGTCCATGGCACTGCTTGAGGAGAGTCGGCTCATTGCCAgccccccaggctgccctgcccagagctccccgggcacagggagctgggacaccccattgctgtgcccagctgcacaggagGAGCCCAAGGGCTGGGCCtgaccctgcagctggagctgccattcCAGAGAGCCCCTCTGcaatgccagcagcacctgggcaaggcaaggagagagagagatccaGACCTGAAGaaaagcctttccctgcccagccctgcccagcccctgccaggcagcagcagggcaggacagtgGCCCTCAGGCCCTGGTcagcagggaatgggcacaTGGCTGGAGAGATGCCCTTcatctctggagctgctctgccgGCCCAGGAGGGACTGAGGGCCCCGAGCCCCCgggctgagggctgtgctggctgggaggggacacaagagctgtgctgctcGGGGCAGTGtctgccctgcagggcagggctggcaggtgccacatctgccctgcagcagggcttccctcagcactgcctccctccctccctgcccacggctctgctgctggagctgtcccagccccagctgctcctgtggccccgggctccttccctgccagagctgccagagctcagcccagcccctgggccagctctgccctgcagctgctcggCCCTGCAGGGATTAAAGaacagctcccccagcctgggcaccatGGAAAGGTGATGCTGCATGGATCTGGAGGCTGGGCAGGTGCAGGCACTTGCTGAGATTCCCAGAACCCTCAGGGTGATGGTCTAagagcctcagctgctgctctgccctgcacagctgagtTTCCATTGCCACCAAGCTGAGGAAGGGAGAAGTGGGAGCACAGattcaggaaagcagagaccCAAACAGGAAACTCCTGCCGTGAACAAGTTCCTGAAAAGTCCCCTCAGAAAtgagctggagctctgagcagccctggcGCATGCAGCAgcctctccacagcagcaggacctgccctgGCAGGAGTCACTCCTtgcacccacagcacccctgCAGCATCCatggggagctgccaggcaggctgagagctggccctggcaggtggcacatgccctgggctggccaagagccctgagggctgcaggagctgctctgcaggacagccctgggcagccctggctgcagccccagcttcaCCCCCTGCAGCcgtccctggcagcaggagccgtcctgccctgtccctctgacggtgcccagggcagccccgcTCTGCAGCACATCCTCCCCCAAAGCAGCAACGGCAGCAGAGCCATCCTTACAGTCACATCAGTGCTGTCCTGGGTCAGCTTCAGGAgatccctgcagccagagacTGACTGTGCCAGAAGTGCTGAAGATTTCTCCATTGATGATCTCAGAATTGTCCTTGCAGCTGCTTTGAGCCTCTGTCCTCTCCACTGCTCTCAGGtacctgcaggcagagccctcagccctgctgggctgggagaggagctgctcctcaggagaaATGTCTTTTTGAAGCTCTGCTTGAtagccaggagctgcctctgtgccaggagcctgGCCCAGCTCATCAGCACAAAAACAGCACAAGGATTTTAATGAGCCTCTTGGGGATTTGGTGTTGTTTACATCAGACTCAGTCCCTGAGAGAGTCTTCAAAAAACTTCTCGAGAACTCCAAGTCAGATTAAAACTCCAAAGTTCCTTGAAGTTTAATAAGTCCCtctgagaaagtgtccccaggttccaggttaagcagaacactggaggcagtgatgacagctggggacaaacaAGGCCAAAAAGCTTTCATCCCCAGGAAATCCTTGGATATACAGAATTTGGGAGGAGAAATCTCAATTTTGACTATGGACACCTTAATGAGAAGGACGGTTCTTTTCCATTGCAAGGAAAACActgagccccagtgtttcaaaAGCAGGTGAGAGGCAGCCCCCAagaggccaagggcagccagacctgtctgtcctggcagctttcacttgggagcaatccttggatGAAGGGagttttggaggtggaatccaCGTTTGGCCGTGAGCACCTGATCAAGATGGATGgttttttccagaggaaagagaagtgcAAAGCCCAagttttttggaagaaaatcagAGGTGGCCACCATAGGCCAAACCAGTTAGACCTGTCTCTCCTGACATCTTTTCTGGGGGCTATCCTTGGACATAGGGATTTCTGGAGGTGGAATCTCAATTCTGGTTGTGGGTGCCTGGAATGGAAGAAGAGTTCTTTCCGttaggaaagcacagagccccagtgtttcaaaggcagatgagaaacagccctcaggaagccaaggccagccagacttgtctcccctggcagcttttgtctgggataTATCCTTGGAATTCTGGAGGTGGATTCCCAAATTTGCCATGGGGACCTGGATGTGAAAGGTGCTTTTTTcccataagaaagaaaagcacatggtCCGGGTGTTTCAAAGGCAGATAAGAGGTGGCTCCTGGCTGGCTTGGCCACCCAGATCTGTCTGGATTTCATCTGGGAACAATCTTTGCATATATAGAAATTTGGAGAAtgatccaaatttcaggccGTGCTTCAGGGGCTGATGAGCAGTGGCCCTCGacatgccaaggtcagctggacctgtcaggtggcccccAGAAGGCCAAGCCTGTCAAACAGTCAAGACCTGTTCCCTGttcccttggttccatggggccccaccgtgtcacaatggactccttggttccatgagtTTCTGTAGCATGACAATGTTCTCCTTGTCACAATATTCTCCTTGCTTCTGTAGAGTCACAATGGCCTCTTGCTTCTAGAAGGTCTTGAAATCTCACAAGATCCCCTTGGCTCCATGCAGCCTCactgtgtcacaatggctcctTGGTTCTATGGCCCCATAGTTTCATCCTTGACCCTTGGTTTCATAGGGATTCTGAGTTTTACAATGatctccatgattccatgaggcacCAGAGTGTCACAAGGGTCTCCTTGATTCCATGAGGTTCCATGGTGTCTCcatggtgtccttggttctgcaTTGccacaatg is a window from the Motacilla alba alba isolate MOTALB_02 unplaced genomic scaffold, Motacilla_alba_V1.0_pri HiC_scaffold_28, whole genome shotgun sequence genome containing:
- the LOC119696321 gene encoding olfactory receptor 14J1-like, which gives rise to MSNSSSISHFLLLPLADTRQLQLLHFCLFLGICLAALLGNGLIISAVACGHHLHTPMFFFLLNLALTDLGSICTTVPKAMHNSLWDTSTISYSGCAAQVFFFAFFISAEVSLLTVMCYDRYVSICKPLHYGTLLGSRACAHMAAAAWASGFLNALLLTANTFSLPLCQGNALGQFFCEIPQILKLSCSHSSLRKLGLLAVSACLAFDCLLFMVFSYVQIFRAVLRIPSEQGRHKAFSTCLPHLAVVSLFLSTAAFAQLKPPSISSPSLDLALSVLYSVVPPALNPLIYSLRNQEIKAAVWRLMTECFQKQ